The following proteins are co-located in the bacterium genome:
- a CDS encoding GNAT family N-acetyltransferase: MTESADAPFRIRRATIRDAPIILDLMRGLAEYEGLSHDFHATLPRLRRDGFGRRPHFQTLICWRRRVPVGFALYFFTYSTFLARPTLYLEDLYVEPEHRRRGAGKALFAAVARIAVRKGCGRMEWAVLRVNTPAIRFYHRLGAGLRREWILTRLQGAPLRHLARRSPRHPGRLIQE, encoded by the coding sequence ATGACCGAATCAGCGGATGCGCCGTTCCGAATTCGACGGGCCACCATCCGCGACGCGCCGATCATCCTGGATCTCATGCGGGGATTGGCGGAGTACGAAGGATTGAGCCACGACTTCCACGCGACGCTCCCGCGGCTCCGGCGGGACGGCTTCGGACGGCGCCCCCACTTTCAGACGCTGATCTGCTGGCGGCGCCGGGTCCCCGTGGGATTCGCGTTGTATTTCTTCACCTACTCCACGTTCCTCGCCCGCCCCACGCTGTACCTGGAGGATCTCTACGTCGAGCCCGAACATCGGCGGCGGGGCGCCGGCAAGGCGTTGTTCGCCGCGGTTGCGCGCATCGCCGTGAGGAAGGGGTGCGGACGAATGGAATGGGCCGTGCTCAGGGTCAATACGCCGGCGATCCGCTTCTATCACCGGCTGGGCGCGGGCTTGCGCAGAGAGTGGATTCTGACCCGATTGCAGGGCGCCCCGCTCCGTCATCTTGCCCGGCGGTCCCCTCGCCATCCCGGGCGTTTGATTCAGGAGTGA
- a CDS encoding CocE/NonD family hydrolase, whose product MLTHDVTYERNTMMRLNDGTRLATDIYLPRGIPGPWPAILERTPYDKLGANLVLSAKYFASHGYAVVLQDVRGRYASEGEWYPFGNEGPDGVEALGWVRAQPWCDGRVATMGLSYSSCTQTSIAAMNPPGLAAQFVSMGFHNYHTASMRQGGALEVRFFLYAFMMGITSKEALVDPTKRVALERAWGDVRSWLKQAPPKAGLTPLRHVPSYERWILDIWQHGEYDAYWRSRPAYSIEDLYDQHADVPIYLCGAWYDSYARSTVTNYVELSRRKRGPARLIMGPWIHGGANIDLSYAGDADFGPDAPLGYNYFRLRWFDAVLKGARNGLLDKPPVQIFVMGGGSGRKVPGSGRLDVGGRWRFEHEWPLRRTEYTPFYLLAGGGLAPRKPAAGASPSRYVYDPADPVPTIGGNISVGYDVMPGGGFNQRGGPHIYGATDTLPLSARRDVLVFSTLPLERDVEVTGSVTVTLWAASSAPDTDFTAKLIDVYPPNGDYPDGYELNIGDSIIRARYRDSREQAALMEPGRVYEFTITLYPTSVVFQRGHQLRLHIASSNFPRFDINRNTGGSLGIEQVSQAAVQTIFHDADRPSHVLLPIIPS is encoded by the coding sequence ATGTTGACGCATGACGTGACGTACGAGCGCAACACTATGATGCGGCTCAACGACGGCACCCGGCTGGCCACGGACATCTACCTCCCCCGGGGAATCCCCGGCCCCTGGCCCGCCATCCTGGAGCGCACGCCCTATGACAAGCTCGGCGCGAACCTGGTCCTCTCCGCGAAATACTTCGCCAGCCACGGGTACGCTGTCGTGCTGCAGGACGTGCGTGGACGCTATGCGTCCGAGGGCGAGTGGTACCCGTTTGGCAATGAGGGGCCGGATGGGGTGGAGGCGCTGGGGTGGGTGCGCGCCCAACCGTGGTGTGATGGGCGGGTGGCCACCATGGGGCTCTCTTATTCCTCATGCACGCAGACCAGCATCGCCGCGATGAATCCGCCGGGCTTGGCCGCTCAGTTTGTCAGCATGGGCTTCCATAATTACCATACGGCGTCTATGCGGCAGGGCGGAGCGCTCGAGGTGCGGTTCTTCCTGTACGCTTTCATGATGGGGATCACGTCCAAGGAGGCACTAGTCGACCCCACGAAGCGGGTCGCCTTGGAGCGGGCGTGGGGCGACGTGCGATCGTGGCTCAAGCAGGCGCCGCCCAAGGCCGGCCTCACGCCCCTTCGCCATGTCCCGTCGTACGAGCGCTGGATCTTGGACATCTGGCAGCACGGCGAATACGACGCGTACTGGCGGAGCCGGCCCGCGTACTCCATCGAGGACCTCTACGATCAGCATGCCGACGTCCCCATCTATCTGTGCGGGGCCTGGTACGATTCCTACGCGCGCTCCACGGTGACGAACTATGTCGAGTTGAGCAGGCGCAAACGGGGCCCGGCTCGGCTCATCATGGGACCGTGGATTCACGGAGGGGCGAACATCGATCTCTCCTACGCCGGGGATGCCGACTTCGGCCCCGACGCGCCGCTCGGCTACAACTACTTTCGGTTGCGCTGGTTTGACGCGGTGCTGAAGGGCGCGCGGAACGGGCTGCTGGACAAGCCGCCGGTGCAGATCTTTGTGATGGGCGGCGGTTCAGGTCGGAAGGTGCCGGGGAGCGGCAGACTCGACGTTGGCGGCCGGTGGCGATTCGAGCACGAATGGCCCTTGCGACGCACCGAGTACACGCCTTTCTACCTGCTGGCCGGGGGTGGCCTGGCTCCGCGCAAACCGGCCGCCGGGGCGAGCCCCTCGCGGTACGTCTACGACCCGGCCGATCCCGTGCCCACCATCGGAGGCAATATCTCCGTAGGCTACGACGTGATGCCCGGCGGGGGCTTCAACCAGCGCGGCGGTCCGCACATCTACGGGGCGACGGACACCCTGCCGCTCTCCGCGAGACGAGACGTCCTGGTCTTTTCGACGCTGCCCCTCGAGCGTGACGTGGAAGTGACAGGGTCTGTGACCGTGACACTCTGGGCCGCCTCCTCGGCTCCGGATACCGACTTTACGGCCAAGCTCATCGACGTCTATCCGCCCAACGGCGATTACCCCGACGGATACGAGTTGAACATCGGCGATTCGATTATCCGGGCGCGGTACCGTGACTCCCGAGAGCAGGCGGCGCTCATGGAGCCGGGCCGCGTCTACGAGTTCACGATCACCCTATATCCGACGAGCGTCGTCTTCCAGCGGGGCCACCAGCTCCGCCTGCACATCGCGTCGTCGAATTTCCCTCGCTTCGACATCAACCGCAACACGGGAGGGTCCTTGGGGATCGAGCAGGTCTCACAGGCGGCGGTCCAGACCATCTTTCACGATGCGGATCGACCGTCCCACGTCCTCCTGCCCATCATCCCGTCCTGA
- the tpx gene encoding thiol peroxidase, producing MEERTGEAYELNERLTVIGPKLRPGDAAPEFALDYFDPKTSTMQTVRLVDSAGTVRLLNIINSLDTPVCHVETRRWEELRAGLPPTVRVYTISMDLPFAQARWFTAERVGHQALSAHRDDAFGRDYGVLIKEWRLLQRAVVVIDRQGRIVHTEYVADQMREPNYEDAVRAARKAAE from the coding sequence ATGGAAGAGCGAACCGGTGAAGCCTACGAATTGAACGAACGCCTCACGGTGATCGGCCCAAAGCTGCGGCCCGGCGATGCGGCGCCCGAGTTCGCCCTCGATTACTTCGATCCGAAGACGTCGACCATGCAGACGGTGCGACTCGTCGATTCCGCCGGCACGGTGCGCCTGCTCAATATCATCAACTCACTCGACACACCGGTGTGCCACGTCGAGACCCGCCGCTGGGAGGAGCTGCGCGCCGGCCTCCCGCCAACTGTGCGGGTGTATACGATCAGCATGGATCTTCCTTTTGCGCAGGCCCGCTGGTTCACCGCGGAACGCGTCGGTCATCAAGCGCTCTCCGCTCATCGCGACGACGCATTCGGGCGGGACTACGGCGTGCTCATCAAGGAATGGCGGCTGCTGCAGCGCGCCGTGGTGGTGATCGATCGCCAGGGCCGCATCGTCCACACGGAGTATGTGGCCGACCAGATGCGCGAGCCGAATTATGAGGACGCCGTGCGCGCCGCTCGGAAGGCCGCCGAGTAG
- a CDS encoding penicillin acylase family protein yields MALTRQDLAAALPDLDGPIDLPGLRSKVEVWRDSDGIPHIMAASAYDAFFAQGFVHAQDRLWQMEYDRRRAYGRWAECAGAAALAQDIHLRRLQLGQSARADYDAVNTGTRAMLDAYAAGVNAFLATTRTLPVELRLLDGPPDPWTPWDSLAVFKVRHVDMGAWQAKLWRARLLRHLGPERTVKLCPGTQPNPTLIVPPGAEYRGPAPQGLEILTAGSALLAEVGDWGSGSNNWALSGHRTASGKPLVAGDPHRALDVPNVYYQNHIGCPEFDAIGLSFPGVPGLPHFGHNQFVAWCVTHAMADCQDLFVERFDPNTPDRYWFRGEWLQAVVARETIRVRGADPVEVDVTITHHGPIALGDPRRGRAIAFRYSATAGPNRTFEALRPMLRAKSANEMEATMRPWVDPVNNFVFADVHGTIGYRTRGQVPVRAAANAWLPVPGWDGDHEWQGVIPFEEMPAQRNPDTGWIATANSRIAGPDYPHYLGLDFAPDFRTRRVIAHLRLAERATAADMAAIHADRVSIPARELIALLDEVASADALARLALERLRAWDGVMDPDGVAPTIYAAVRERLMRGLLAPLLGPLAPEAFGTTPSGPVSHAARLKALLADWIRRDDRTLLPTGDDWPAALRRALEEAVAELRAALGPDPDAWRWGRVHVTRPRHPLSAVFPGDAALLDPPSVSAGGDGETVQAGGYIPAAGYVVTMTSVARYVFDLGDWSKSAWIVPLGTSGHPGSPHYADQAQDWASIRLRPMRYDWSRIRAEAEHHQRLAPQEHP; encoded by the coding sequence ATGGCGCTGACTCGACAGGATCTCGCAGCTGCCCTTCCCGACCTCGACGGGCCGATCGATCTTCCCGGCCTCCGCTCGAAGGTCGAGGTCTGGCGCGACAGCGACGGCATCCCTCACATCATGGCGGCGTCGGCGTATGACGCGTTTTTCGCTCAGGGCTTTGTCCACGCCCAGGACCGGCTCTGGCAGATGGAATACGATCGGCGCCGCGCGTATGGGCGCTGGGCGGAATGCGCCGGCGCGGCCGCCCTCGCCCAGGACATCCATCTCCGCCGCCTGCAGCTCGGTCAGAGCGCCCGCGCAGATTACGACGCGGTCAATACCGGGACACGGGCGATGCTGGACGCGTATGCCGCCGGGGTCAACGCCTTCCTTGCGACGACTCGGACCCTTCCGGTCGAGCTTCGGCTGCTCGACGGGCCGCCCGATCCGTGGACGCCGTGGGACAGCCTGGCCGTGTTCAAAGTGCGGCATGTGGACATGGGGGCGTGGCAGGCAAAACTCTGGCGCGCCCGGCTGCTCCGTCACCTCGGGCCCGAACGCACAGTCAAGCTTTGCCCGGGCACGCAACCGAACCCCACATTGATCGTCCCGCCGGGAGCGGAATATCGCGGTCCGGCGCCCCAGGGGCTCGAGATCCTCACTGCCGGCTCAGCGCTCCTCGCGGAGGTCGGCGATTGGGGAAGCGGGAGCAACAACTGGGCGCTCTCCGGACACCGGACGGCATCGGGCAAGCCCCTGGTCGCCGGGGATCCGCATCGTGCCCTCGATGTGCCGAACGTGTATTACCAGAACCACATCGGGTGCCCCGAGTTCGACGCGATCGGGTTGTCCTTCCCGGGAGTCCCCGGCCTGCCGCATTTCGGCCACAATCAGTTCGTGGCCTGGTGCGTGACCCACGCGATGGCGGATTGTCAGGATCTCTTTGTCGAGCGGTTCGACCCCAACACCCCCGACCGGTACTGGTTTCGAGGAGAATGGCTGCAGGCGGTCGTGGCTCGGGAGACGATCCGGGTGAGGGGCGCCGATCCGGTCGAGGTCGACGTCACCATCACGCACCACGGACCGATCGCTCTCGGCGACCCGCGGCGCGGGCGCGCGATCGCTTTTCGCTACAGCGCGACTGCCGGCCCCAACCGGACGTTTGAAGCGCTCCGGCCCATGCTGCGGGCAAAGTCGGCCAACGAGATGGAGGCCACGATGCGCCCGTGGGTCGATCCCGTGAACAACTTCGTCTTTGCAGACGTCCACGGGACGATCGGCTACCGAACGCGCGGCCAGGTTCCGGTGCGGGCCGCCGCCAACGCCTGGCTGCCCGTGCCCGGCTGGGATGGCGATCACGAGTGGCAGGGCGTGATCCCGTTCGAGGAGATGCCGGCGCAGCGGAACCCGGACACAGGCTGGATCGCCACCGCCAACAGCCGGATCGCGGGGCCCGACTACCCCCACTACCTCGGGCTCGACTTCGCCCCTGACTTCCGAACTCGCCGCGTGATCGCGCATCTCCGTCTCGCTGAACGCGCGACCGCCGCCGACATGGCCGCGATCCACGCCGACCGGGTATCGATCCCAGCCCGCGAGTTGATCGCCCTTCTCGACGAGGTCGCCTCCGCCGATGCCCTTGCGCGGCTGGCCCTGGAGCGGCTCCGGGCCTGGGACGGCGTGATGGATCCCGACGGCGTGGCCCCGACGATCTACGCCGCGGTCCGAGAGCGGCTCATGCGCGGCCTGCTGGCCCCGCTGCTCGGCCCGCTCGCTCCCGAGGCCTTCGGGACCACGCCGAGCGGTCCGGTCAGTCACGCGGCGCGGCTCAAAGCGCTCCTCGCCGACTGGATCCGCCGCGACGATCGGACCCTGCTCCCAACGGGAGACGACTGGCCGGCCGCGCTCCGCCGCGCTCTAGAGGAGGCGGTGGCCGAACTGCGCGCGGCGCTCGGCCCCGACCCGGACGCCTGGCGCTGGGGACGGGTGCACGTGACGCGGCCTCGCCATCCGCTCTCCGCCGTCTTCCCGGGAGATGCCGCGCTCCTCGATCCACCGTCGGTCTCGGCGGGCGGCGACGGCGAGACCGTGCAGGCCGGAGGGTACATCCCCGCCGCCGGTTATGTGGTGACGATGACGTCGGTAGCCCGCTATGTCTTCGACCTGGGCGACTGGAGCAAGAGCGCCTGGATCGTCCCCCTGGGTACATCCGGCCACCCGGGCAGCCCGCACTACGCGGATCAAGCCCAGGACTGGGCGAGTATCCGCCTCCGGCCGATGCGCTACGATTGGAGCCGGATCCGCGCGGAGGCCGAGCACCATCAGCGCCTCGCTCCGCAGGAGCATCCCTAA
- a CDS encoding C-terminal binding protein: MEALSPLGAEIVEVASPAEEEFLSAARDADALIGRGRPITKRIIDGLEKCKVIALGSVGVDSVDVAAATARGIPVTNVPDTFIEEVADHAVMLILATWRRVTIMDRFVREGRWRDGRPLLSQYSRLMGQTLGFIGFGHVARAVAARVKAFGVRMLAYDPYVEELVMTQSGVEPVGLAELLQWADIVSMHAPATPDARHLLTEDHFRSMKPHAVFVNTGRGATVDEAALIKALQQGWIAAAGLDVLEQEPPAPANPLLQMDNVILTPHVASASSRMDPARWRRVGQEIALVLRGRWPMSCVNPSVLERTALVRWQPYSMERGPGA, encoded by the coding sequence ATGGAAGCCCTGAGCCCGCTCGGGGCGGAGATTGTCGAAGTCGCGAGTCCGGCTGAAGAGGAGTTCCTGAGCGCCGCCCGCGACGCCGACGCGCTGATCGGCAGAGGGCGTCCGATCACCAAGCGCATTATCGACGGCCTAGAAAAGTGCAAGGTGATCGCCCTGGGGTCCGTCGGGGTGGACTCCGTGGACGTGGCCGCGGCGACGGCGCGAGGAATCCCGGTCACCAATGTCCCGGACACGTTCATCGAGGAAGTCGCCGACCATGCCGTGATGCTGATTCTGGCCACCTGGCGCAGGGTGACCATCATGGACCGGTTCGTCAGAGAGGGTCGGTGGCGAGACGGCCGGCCCCTGCTGTCGCAGTATTCGCGACTCATGGGACAGACGTTGGGCTTCATCGGCTTTGGCCACGTGGCCAGGGCGGTGGCGGCCCGCGTGAAGGCGTTCGGCGTGCGGATGCTGGCTTATGACCCGTACGTCGAAGAGCTGGTCATGACCCAGTCCGGGGTGGAGCCCGTCGGCTTGGCAGAGCTGCTGCAATGGGCCGACATCGTCTCCATGCACGCGCCGGCGACCCCGGATGCGCGCCATCTGTTGACCGAGGACCACTTCCGGTCGATGAAGCCGCACGCGGTCTTCGTCAACACGGGCCGGGGGGCGACGGTGGACGAAGCCGCGTTGATCAAGGCATTGCAACAAGGGTGGATCGCCGCCGCAGGGCTGGATGTGCTCGAGCAGGAACCCCCTGCCCCCGCCAATCCACTCCTGCAGATGGACAACGTGATCCTCACGCCGCACGTGGCATCGGCCTCCTCCCGAATGGATCCCGCACGGTGGCGGCGCGTGGGCCAGGAGATTGCCCTGGTGCTCCGCGGCAGATGGCCGATGAGCTGCGTGAACCCCTCGGTCCTGGAACGGACGGCCCTGGTACGCTGGCAGCCCTATTCTATGGAACGTGGCCCGGGAGCGTAG